In one Balaenoptera acutorostrata chromosome 5, mBalAcu1.1, whole genome shotgun sequence genomic region, the following are encoded:
- the CASP6 gene encoding caspase-6 isoform X3, whose product MSSAPGLRGAHGAGEQNMTETDAFPMRFSDLGFEVKCFDDLKAEELLLRIHEASTASHADADCFLCVFLSHGEGNHIYAYDAKIEIQTLTGLFKGDKCQSLVGKPKIFIIQACRGSQHDVAVVPSDVVDHQTNKLDVNLTQVDAASVYTLPAGADFLMCYSVAEGYYSHRETVNGSWYIQDLCEMLGKFGSSLEFTELLTLVNRKVSQRRVGVCRDPSAIGKKQVPCFASMLTKKLHFFPKSK is encoded by the exons gtgAACAAAACATGACAGAAACAGATGCCTTCCCTATGAG GTTTTCAGATCTAGGATTTGAAGTGAAATGCTTTGATGATCTTAAAGCAGAAGAACTACTGCTCAGAATTCACGAGG CATCAACCGCTAGCCATGCAGACGCCGATTGCTTTTTGTGCGTTTTCCTGAGTCATGGTGAAGGCAACCACATCTATGCATATGATGCGAAGATTGAAATTCAGACACTGACTGGCTTGTTCAAAGGAGACAAGTGTCAGAGCCTGGTTGGAAAACCCAAGATATTTATCATTCAG GCATGTCGGGGAAGCCAGCACGATGTGGCAGTCGTCCCTTCGGACGTAGTGGATCATCAGACAAACAAGCTGGATGTCAACCTAACCCAGGTGGACGCAGCCTCAGTTTATACACTGCCTGCTGGAGCAGACTTCCTCATGTGTTACTCTGTGGCAGAAG GTTATTACTCACATCGGGAAACTGTGAATGGCTCATGGTACATTCAAGATTTGTGCGAGATGCTGGGAAAGTTCGGTTCCTCCTTAGAGTTCACAGAACTCCTCACACTGGTAAACAGGAAAGTTTCTCAGCGCCGAGTGGGCGTCTGCAGAGACCCAAGTGCAATTGGAAAGAAGCAGGTTCCCTGCTTTGCCTCAATGCTAACTAAAAAGCTGCATTTCTTTCCAAAATCTAAATGA
- the CASP6 gene encoding caspase-6 isoform X2 has protein sequence MTETDAFPMREVFDPAETYKMDHKRRGIALIFNHERFFWHLTLPDRQGTSADRDSLKRRFSDLGFEVKCFDDLKAEELLLRIHEASTASHADADCFLCVFLSHGEGNHIYAYDAKIEIQTLTGLFKGDKCQSLVGKPKIFIIQACRGSQHDVAVVPSDVVDHQTNKLDVNLTQVDAASVYTLPAGADFLMCYSVAEGYYSHRETVNGSWYIQDLCEMLGKFGSSLEFTELLTLVNRKVSQRRVGVCRDPSAIGKKQVPCFASMLTKKLHFFPKSK, from the exons ATGACAGAAACAGATGCCTTCCCTATGAG AGAAGTGTTTGATCCGGCAGAAACGTACAAAATGGACCACAAGAGGAGAGGAATTGCTTTAATCTTCAATCATGAGAGGTTCTTCTGGCACTTAACCCTACCAGACAGGCAGGGCACCAGCGCCGACAGAGACAGTCTTAAGCGCAG GTTTTCAGATCTAGGATTTGAAGTGAAATGCTTTGATGATCTTAAAGCAGAAGAACTACTGCTCAGAATTCACGAGG CATCAACCGCTAGCCATGCAGACGCCGATTGCTTTTTGTGCGTTTTCCTGAGTCATGGTGAAGGCAACCACATCTATGCATATGATGCGAAGATTGAAATTCAGACACTGACTGGCTTGTTCAAAGGAGACAAGTGTCAGAGCCTGGTTGGAAAACCCAAGATATTTATCATTCAG GCATGTCGGGGAAGCCAGCACGATGTGGCAGTCGTCCCTTCGGACGTAGTGGATCATCAGACAAACAAGCTGGATGTCAACCTAACCCAGGTGGACGCAGCCTCAGTTTATACACTGCCTGCTGGAGCAGACTTCCTCATGTGTTACTCTGTGGCAGAAG GTTATTACTCACATCGGGAAACTGTGAATGGCTCATGGTACATTCAAGATTTGTGCGAGATGCTGGGAAAGTTCGGTTCCTCCTTAGAGTTCACAGAACTCCTCACACTGGTAAACAGGAAAGTTTCTCAGCGCCGAGTGGGCGTCTGCAGAGACCCAAGTGCAATTGGAAAGAAGCAGGTTCCCTGCTTTGCCTCAATGCTAACTAAAAAGCTGCATTTCTTTCCAAAATCTAAATGA
- the CASP6 gene encoding caspase-6 isoform X1, translating into MSSAPGLRGAHGAGEQNMTETDAFPMREVFDPAETYKMDHKRRGIALIFNHERFFWHLTLPDRQGTSADRDSLKRRFSDLGFEVKCFDDLKAEELLLRIHEASTASHADADCFLCVFLSHGEGNHIYAYDAKIEIQTLTGLFKGDKCQSLVGKPKIFIIQACRGSQHDVAVVPSDVVDHQTNKLDVNLTQVDAASVYTLPAGADFLMCYSVAEGYYSHRETVNGSWYIQDLCEMLGKFGSSLEFTELLTLVNRKVSQRRVGVCRDPSAIGKKQVPCFASMLTKKLHFFPKSK; encoded by the exons gtgAACAAAACATGACAGAAACAGATGCCTTCCCTATGAG AGAAGTGTTTGATCCGGCAGAAACGTACAAAATGGACCACAAGAGGAGAGGAATTGCTTTAATCTTCAATCATGAGAGGTTCTTCTGGCACTTAACCCTACCAGACAGGCAGGGCACCAGCGCCGACAGAGACAGTCTTAAGCGCAG GTTTTCAGATCTAGGATTTGAAGTGAAATGCTTTGATGATCTTAAAGCAGAAGAACTACTGCTCAGAATTCACGAGG CATCAACCGCTAGCCATGCAGACGCCGATTGCTTTTTGTGCGTTTTCCTGAGTCATGGTGAAGGCAACCACATCTATGCATATGATGCGAAGATTGAAATTCAGACACTGACTGGCTTGTTCAAAGGAGACAAGTGTCAGAGCCTGGTTGGAAAACCCAAGATATTTATCATTCAG GCATGTCGGGGAAGCCAGCACGATGTGGCAGTCGTCCCTTCGGACGTAGTGGATCATCAGACAAACAAGCTGGATGTCAACCTAACCCAGGTGGACGCAGCCTCAGTTTATACACTGCCTGCTGGAGCAGACTTCCTCATGTGTTACTCTGTGGCAGAAG GTTATTACTCACATCGGGAAACTGTGAATGGCTCATGGTACATTCAAGATTTGTGCGAGATGCTGGGAAAGTTCGGTTCCTCCTTAGAGTTCACAGAACTCCTCACACTGGTAAACAGGAAAGTTTCTCAGCGCCGAGTGGGCGTCTGCAGAGACCCAAGTGCAATTGGAAAGAAGCAGGTTCCCTGCTTTGCCTCAATGCTAACTAAAAAGCTGCATTTCTTTCCAAAATCTAAATGA